A section of the Streptomyces sp. V3I8 genome encodes:
- a CDS encoding phosphatase PAP2 family protein: MTSVPDRRSSPHTTAPDSDGDGDGVDVGDRGRGSGSGRDKGDSGHPEGPSAAAGARTRILAPFALPLGLLSLFALLTWQAAVDTPLRRADERLARTVADSRLPEGAAEFLADLGNVAVAVPVLLAVAAYVAWRARRAALPRWWLPPLAALALMALVPVLVVPLKEAVGRTGPPGTAGDGYYPSGHTATAAVAYGAAVLLLLPWLSDRYLRRELTIACVLLVAAVGYGLVRRGYHWPLDVAGSWCLGAALLLGLSTVLARSGTAVPGAGARPE, translated from the coding sequence ATGACCAGCGTTCCGGATCGGCGTTCCTCGCCGCACACGACCGCGCCCGACAGCGACGGCGACGGAGACGGCGTCGACGTCGGCGACAGGGGCAGGGGCAGCGGCAGCGGCAGGGACAAGGGCGACAGCGGTCACCCCGAGGGCCCGTCGGCCGCCGCGGGGGCCCGGACCCGGATCCTGGCCCCGTTCGCCCTCCCCCTCGGCCTCCTTTCCCTCTTCGCGCTCCTCACCTGGCAGGCCGCCGTCGACACACCGCTGCGCCGTGCCGACGAGCGCCTCGCCCGGACGGTCGCGGACAGCCGCCTGCCCGAGGGCGCCGCCGAGTTCCTCGCGGACCTCGGCAACGTCGCGGTCGCCGTCCCGGTCCTGCTCGCGGTCGCCGCGTATGTCGCGTGGCGGGCCCGGCGCGCTGCCCTTCCCCGCTGGTGGCTCCCGCCGCTCGCGGCCCTGGCCCTCATGGCTCTCGTACCGGTCCTGGTGGTCCCGCTGAAGGAGGCGGTCGGCCGTACGGGTCCCCCCGGCACGGCGGGCGACGGCTACTACCCCTCGGGCCACACCGCCACGGCCGCCGTCGCCTACGGAGCCGCCGTCCTGCTGCTGCTCCCCTGGCTCTCCGACCGCTACCTGCGCCGCGAACTCACCATCGCCTGCGTCCTCCTGGTCGCCGCGGTGGGCTACGGCCTGGTCCGCCGCGGCTACCACTGGCCGCTGGACGTGGCGGGCAGCTGGTGTCTGGGCGCCGCGCTGCTGCTGGGCCTGTCGACGGTCCTGGCCCGCAGCGGCACGGCCGTCCCCGGAGCCGGCGCCCGGCCGGAGTGA
- a CDS encoding aldehyde dehydrogenase family protein produces MTSAHAFWLAGRQATGETTFDVTSPWDGRLVGRVGVPSDAQVEEAVAAAHAVRDEFAATPAHVRAAALDHVSKRLAERTEEIARLISAENGKPVKWARGEVGRAASVFRFAAEEARRFNGGEAQRLDTDAGGQGRLALTRRFPKGVVLGIAPFNFPLNLCAHKIAPAIAAGAPIILKPAPATPLSGLVLGELLAETELPAGSWSVLPVPNDRMPALVRDERLPVISFTGSDKVGYAIMDSVPRKHLTLELGGNGAAVVLADWASDEDLEWAATRIATFSNYQGGQSCISVQRVVADASVYDRLLPRIVAAVEAQVTGDPSDDATDVGPLVDENAARRVESWVDEAVAAGAELLTGGKRDGASYAPTVLAGVPDDVTISCEEVFGPVLTVQRADGEAAAFAAVNESRYGLQAGVFTHDLQAAFRAHRALEVGGVVIGDVPSYRADQMPYGGVKQSGVGREGVRFAMDDYTYERVLVLTGLAL; encoded by the coding sequence ATGACTTCTGCCCACGCCTTCTGGCTCGCCGGCCGCCAGGCCACCGGCGAGACCACCTTCGATGTCACGTCGCCCTGGGACGGGCGCCTCGTCGGCAGGGTCGGGGTGCCGAGTGACGCCCAGGTCGAGGAGGCGGTCGCCGCCGCCCACGCCGTGCGGGACGAGTTCGCCGCCACGCCGGCCCACGTACGGGCCGCCGCCCTGGATCACGTGAGCAAGCGGCTGGCGGAGCGGACCGAGGAGATCGCCCGGCTCATCTCCGCCGAGAACGGCAAGCCCGTCAAGTGGGCCCGCGGCGAGGTCGGCCGGGCCGCGTCCGTGTTCCGGTTCGCCGCCGAGGAGGCCCGCCGGTTCAACGGCGGCGAGGCCCAGCGGCTCGACACCGACGCGGGGGGCCAGGGCCGGCTCGCCCTCACCCGGCGCTTCCCGAAGGGCGTCGTGCTCGGCATCGCCCCCTTCAACTTCCCGCTCAACCTGTGCGCCCACAAGATCGCCCCGGCCATCGCGGCGGGCGCGCCCATCATCCTGAAGCCCGCGCCCGCGACCCCGCTGAGCGGCCTGGTCCTCGGCGAACTGCTGGCCGAGACCGAACTGCCGGCCGGCTCCTGGTCCGTGCTGCCGGTCCCCAACGACCGGATGCCCGCGCTGGTGCGGGACGAGCGGCTGCCCGTCATCTCCTTCACCGGGTCCGACAAGGTCGGTTACGCGATCATGGACTCCGTACCGCGCAAGCACCTCACCCTGGAGCTCGGCGGCAACGGGGCGGCCGTCGTGCTCGCCGACTGGGCGAGCGACGAGGACCTGGAGTGGGCCGCCACCCGCATCGCGACGTTCAGCAACTACCAGGGCGGCCAGTCCTGCATCTCCGTGCAGCGGGTCGTCGCGGACGCCTCGGTGTACGACCGGCTGCTGCCCCGCATCGTCGCCGCCGTCGAGGCCCAGGTGACCGGCGACCCCTCCGACGACGCGACCGACGTCGGCCCGCTGGTCGACGAGAACGCCGCCAGGCGGGTCGAGTCGTGGGTCGACGAGGCCGTCGCGGCCGGGGCCGAACTGCTCACCGGTGGCAAGCGCGACGGCGCCTCGTACGCGCCGACCGTGCTGGCCGGCGTGCCGGACGACGTGACGATCTCCTGCGAGGAGGTCTTCGGGCCCGTCCTCACCGTGCAGAGGGCGGACGGGGAGGCCGCCGCCTTCGCAGCCGTCAACGAGTCCAGGTACGGGCTGCAGGCCGGTGTGTTCACCCATGACCTGCAGGCGGCCTTCCGGGCCCACCGGGCGCTGGAGGTGGGCGGCGTGGTGATCGGCGACGTCCCCTCCTACCGGGCCGACCAGATGCCGTACGGCGGCGTGAAGCAGTCCGGCGTCGGCCGGGAGGGCGTGCGGTTCGCCATGGACGACTACACCTACGAGCGCGTGCTGGTCCTCACGGGGCTCGCCCTCTGA
- the gabT gene encoding 4-aminobutyrate--2-oxoglutarate transaminase, whose protein sequence is MSAVPQERRIVTAIPGPKSQELQARRSAAVAAGVGSVLPVFTARAGGGILEDVDGNRLIDFGSGIAVTSVGASAEAVVRRAAAQLQDFTHTCFMVTPYEGYVEVAEALAELTPGDHAKKSALFNSGAEAVENAVKIARAYTKRQAVVVFDHGYHGRTNLTMALTAKNMPYKHGFGPFAPEVYRVPVAYGYRWPTGPENAGTEAAAQAIDEITKQVGPDNVAAIIIEPVLGEGGFIEPAKGFLPALSRFASDNGIVFVADEIQSGFCRTGQWFACEDEGIVPDLITTAKGIAGGLPLAAVTGRAEIMDAAHAGGLGGTYGGNPVACAGALGAIETMKELDLNARAKAIEGTMKARLGAMAEKFDIIGDVRGRGAMIAIELVEDRTTKEPNPEATAALARACHQEGLLVLTCGTYGNVLRFLPPLVIGEDLLSEGLDIIEQAFSRI, encoded by the coding sequence ATGAGCGCAGTTCCGCAGGAGCGCCGCATCGTCACCGCCATTCCCGGCCCGAAGTCGCAGGAGCTGCAGGCCCGCCGCAGCGCCGCGGTCGCGGCCGGTGTGGGGTCCGTGCTGCCCGTCTTCACCGCCCGCGCCGGCGGCGGCATCCTCGAGGACGTCGACGGGAACCGGCTGATCGACTTCGGTTCCGGTATCGCGGTGACGAGCGTCGGCGCCTCCGCCGAGGCCGTCGTACGCCGGGCCGCCGCCCAGCTCCAGGACTTCACCCACACCTGTTTCATGGTCACGCCGTACGAGGGGTACGTGGAGGTCGCCGAGGCGCTCGCCGAGCTGACACCCGGCGACCACGCCAAGAAGAGCGCCCTGTTCAACAGCGGCGCCGAGGCCGTCGAGAACGCCGTCAAGATCGCCCGTGCCTACACGAAGCGGCAGGCCGTCGTCGTCTTCGACCACGGCTACCACGGCCGGACCAACCTCACGATGGCGCTGACCGCGAAGAACATGCCGTACAAGCACGGCTTCGGCCCGTTCGCGCCCGAGGTCTACCGCGTCCCGGTGGCGTACGGCTACCGCTGGCCGACCGGCCCCGAGAACGCGGGCACCGAGGCCGCCGCACAGGCCATCGACGAGATCACCAAGCAGGTCGGCCCGGACAACGTGGCCGCGATCATCATCGAGCCGGTGCTCGGCGAGGGCGGCTTCATCGAACCCGCGAAGGGCTTCCTGCCGGCGCTCAGCCGGTTCGCCTCGGACAACGGCATCGTCTTCGTCGCCGACGAGATCCAGTCCGGGTTCTGCCGTACCGGCCAGTGGTTCGCCTGCGAGGACGAGGGCATCGTCCCGGACCTGATCACCACCGCCAAGGGCATCGCGGGCGGGCTGCCGCTCGCCGCCGTGACCGGCCGCGCCGAGATCATGGACGCCGCGCACGCCGGCGGCCTGGGCGGCACCTACGGCGGCAACCCCGTCGCCTGCGCCGGCGCGCTCGGCGCGATCGAAACGATGAAGGAGCTGGACCTCAACGCCAGGGCGAAGGCGATCGAGGGGACGATGAAGGCGCGGCTGGGCGCGATGGCGGAGAAGTTCGACATCATCGGCGACGTCCGCGGCCGGGGCGCGATGATCGCGATCGAGCTGGTCGAGGACCGTACGACGAAGGAGCCGAACCCGGAGGCGACCGCCGCGCTCGCCAGGGCCTGCCACCAGGAGGGCCTGCTGGTCCTGACCTGTGGCACCTACGGCAACGTGCTGCGTTTCCTGCCGCCCCTGGTCATCGGCGAGGACCTGCTGTCCGAGGGCCTGGACATCATCGAACAGGCTTTTTCCCGCATCTGA
- a CDS encoding ATP-binding protein, whose amino-acid sequence MDSDGTQDARGTHADRVPRPAGPPQVPPRPARAPGVPPLPDGSAFLTWLRTPRPEAAPGVWRFGHRPRPEVEPEEIPARQLLSGALVAFLVGWLIWSLLWNGYLGGYWLWPYYAVTPEDWKTAKSDSDAVIGDIAAQLYYGLVAFGIMVGAGRLGRWSEVWRRYIVPAARRVVSTRTDPATPVPEEDPAQWNPLRAAGALDAAERLGADARAGLMRDVDHARITRAWQGVRSGRHSLTTFTGAVLREGAAACPHPSGARDLPGRLARHDLVTGQVRLGTTADDPRNPYAYRGTGLALGPELLGTSLLAVGPAGSGKTGGIVWPLTESLCLHALAGRAAVVVVGAAGAGLGPVDAYDVVVRIGSPDSVYDLDLYGGTTDPDEAAAVLAEALVGDLADPHPGGDSRRSTTVLAQLLGPYRAVHGRFPSVPELRQLLDGAPGPLAALRKALTEGGQESLLRELDARERQLGHPGDVGGVLADRVALLDRPAFAGFFDTSGQSRPFSLRALDHPVRVRIDLPQRGHADASKILSRLVLAQFAASVTVREDRSLFACLVLDDATGVVTPEAVRGLQRLRSANAGVVMTLRTLDDAPRPLRSPLLGSIGCRVALSGLTPWDGQDFAEVWGKEWTEARDVTDRQIIAETPAGKAVHMLRRVITGNAPTARAVTVRQVERERWSASELAHGVPPGHAVLSLTSVRGEHAPPLLVDLRDQGDRAGL is encoded by the coding sequence ATGGACAGCGACGGCACGCAGGACGCACGGGGCACCCACGCCGATCGTGTGCCGCGGCCGGCCGGGCCGCCCCAGGTGCCGCCGCGGCCCGCCCGGGCGCCCGGGGTGCCGCCGCTGCCGGACGGCTCCGCCTTCCTGACCTGGCTGCGGACTCCCCGCCCCGAGGCCGCCCCGGGCGTGTGGCGCTTCGGCCACCGGCCCCGCCCCGAGGTGGAACCGGAGGAGATTCCGGCCAGGCAGTTGCTGAGCGGTGCGCTGGTCGCCTTTCTGGTGGGGTGGCTCATCTGGTCCCTCCTCTGGAACGGCTATCTGGGCGGGTATTGGTTGTGGCCCTACTACGCCGTCACCCCTGAGGACTGGAAGACCGCCAAGAGTGACAGCGATGCGGTGATCGGGGACATCGCCGCGCAGCTCTACTACGGTCTGGTCGCCTTCGGGATCATGGTGGGAGCCGGCCGCCTCGGTCGTTGGTCCGAGGTGTGGCGCCGTTACATCGTTCCCGCAGCGCGCCGTGTCGTGTCGACCCGGACCGACCCGGCCACACCCGTGCCCGAGGAGGACCCCGCCCAGTGGAACCCCCTCCGTGCCGCCGGAGCCTTGGACGCGGCGGAGCGGCTCGGGGCCGATGCGCGGGCCGGGCTCATGCGTGACGTGGACCACGCGCGCATCACCCGCGCCTGGCAGGGCGTGCGCAGCGGCCGGCACAGCCTCACCACCTTCACCGGCGCCGTGCTGCGGGAGGGCGCCGCCGCCTGCCCGCACCCCTCCGGCGCGCGGGACCTGCCGGGCCGGCTCGCGCGGCACGACCTGGTCACCGGGCAGGTGCGCCTCGGCACGACCGCCGACGACCCGCGCAACCCGTACGCCTACCGCGGTACCGGCCTCGCGCTCGGCCCCGAACTGCTGGGGACCTCGCTGCTCGCCGTCGGGCCCGCCGGCTCCGGCAAGACCGGCGGAATCGTGTGGCCGCTCACCGAGTCGCTGTGCCTGCACGCGCTCGCCGGCCGGGCCGCCGTGGTCGTCGTCGGAGCCGCCGGGGCGGGCCTCGGCCCGGTGGACGCGTACGACGTCGTGGTGCGGATCGGCAGCCCCGACTCCGTGTACGACCTCGACCTGTACGGCGGGACCACCGACCCGGACGAGGCGGCGGCCGTGCTCGCCGAGGCGCTCGTCGGCGACCTCGCCGATCCGCATCCCGGTGGCGACAGTCGGCGCTCCACCACCGTGCTCGCCCAGCTGCTCGGGCCCTACCGGGCCGTCCACGGACGCTTCCCCTCCGTACCCGAGCTGCGGCAGCTCCTCGACGGCGCGCCCGGTCCGCTCGCCGCGCTCCGCAAGGCGCTCACCGAGGGCGGTCAGGAGTCGCTGCTGCGGGAACTCGACGCGCGGGAGCGGCAGTTGGGACACCCCGGCGATGTGGGCGGAGTGCTCGCGGACCGGGTGGCGCTGCTCGACCGGCCCGCCTTCGCCGGTTTCTTCGACACCTCCGGACAGTCCCGGCCCTTCTCGCTGCGCGCGCTCGACCATCCCGTGCGCGTACGGATCGACCTGCCCCAGCGCGGGCACGCGGACGCCTCGAAGATCCTTTCGCGGCTCGTGCTGGCCCAGTTCGCGGCCAGCGTGACGGTGCGCGAGGACCGGTCCCTGTTCGCCTGTCTCGTGCTCGACGACGCCACCGGGGTCGTCACCCCCGAGGCCGTACGCGGGCTCCAGCGGCTGCGGTCCGCCAACGCCGGGGTCGTGATGACGCTCCGTACGCTCGACGACGCGCCGCGGCCCCTGCGGTCGCCGCTGCTCGGCTCGATCGGGTGCCGGGTGGCGCTGTCCGGGCTCACACCGTGGGACGGGCAGGACTTCGCCGAGGTGTGGGGCAAGGAGTGGACCGAGGCCCGGGACGTCACCGACCGGCAGATCATCGCGGAGACCCCGGCCGGGAAGGCCGTCCACATGCTGCGCCGGGTGATCACCGGGAACGCGCCGACCGCCCGGGCCGTGACCGTGCGCCAGGTCGAACGGGAACGGTGGTCGGCGTCCGAGCTGGCGCACGGGGTGCCGCCGGGGCACGCGGTGCTCTCGCTCACCAGCGTGCGCGGGGAGCACGCACCCCCTCTGCTGGTGGACCTGCGCGACCAGGGGGACCGGGCCGGGCTGTGA
- a CDS encoding PucR family transcriptional regulator — MPPTLASLVHHSALKLTVRAGRDRLDTPVRWVHASELADPVPYMEGGELLLITALKLDVEDADAMRRYVKRLVGAGVAGLGFAVGVHHERVPETLADAAADEGLPLLEVPRRTPFLAISKAVSAAIAADQYRAVTAGFAAQRELTRQALNDGPEGLLSALASQVDGWTALYDASGTVVATAPEWAGRRAARLVGDVERLRERPAPASAVVGGDPADGTDGEDRIELHSLGTGRRARGALAVGTAAAPGTAERYAVHSAIALLTLTTERSRSLYAAEQRIGAAVLRMLLAGQPDHARGVAGDLYGGLLDAPYRMMLAEAASASAGRARAGGKAGSGAGAGADGTGAATGGGTEAAAAAAALAGVGGDLVGGLVEVVEFAAARSGEAVLVVPDGERVVILAADGGAVVAACTRYAETVGIARSGSESGTDEDELVVGVSAPAGPVAAGAAYKQAEQALSVARRRGRVLVEHEEVATGSVVPLLADDAVRAFADGLLRALHEHDATGRGDLVASLRAWLSRHGQWDAAAADLGVHRHTLRYRMRRVEEILGRSLDDPDVRMELWLALKATASASATAGDQAL, encoded by the coding sequence ATGCCTCCCACGCTCGCCTCACTCGTCCACCACTCGGCGCTCAAGCTCACCGTGCGCGCGGGCCGGGACCGGCTGGACACCCCCGTCCGCTGGGTGCACGCCAGCGAGCTCGCCGACCCCGTGCCGTACATGGAGGGCGGGGAGCTGCTGCTCATCACCGCGCTCAAGCTGGACGTCGAGGACGCCGACGCCATGCGCCGGTATGTGAAACGGCTGGTCGGAGCAGGGGTGGCCGGGCTCGGCTTCGCCGTCGGCGTGCACCACGAGCGGGTCCCCGAGACGCTGGCGGACGCGGCGGCCGACGAAGGGCTGCCGCTGCTGGAGGTCCCCCGGCGCACCCCCTTCCTCGCCATCAGCAAGGCGGTGTCCGCGGCCATCGCCGCCGACCAGTACCGCGCGGTGACCGCCGGGTTCGCCGCACAGCGCGAACTGACCAGGCAGGCGCTCAACGACGGCCCCGAAGGACTGCTGTCCGCGCTCGCCTCGCAGGTCGACGGGTGGACCGCGCTGTACGACGCCTCCGGGACCGTCGTCGCCACCGCGCCCGAGTGGGCGGGACGCAGGGCCGCCCGGCTCGTCGGGGACGTGGAGCGGCTGCGGGAGCGGCCCGCGCCCGCGAGCGCCGTCGTGGGCGGGGACCCGGCGGACGGCACGGACGGCGAGGACCGGATCGAACTGCACTCGCTGGGGACCGGGCGACGCGCCCGCGGCGCACTCGCCGTCGGGACCGCGGCGGCGCCCGGTACGGCCGAGCGGTACGCCGTACACTCCGCGATCGCCCTGCTGACGCTCACCACGGAGCGGTCCCGGTCGCTGTACGCCGCCGAGCAGCGGATCGGGGCGGCGGTGCTGCGGATGCTGCTCGCCGGGCAGCCCGACCACGCCCGGGGGGTCGCCGGGGACCTGTACGGAGGGCTGCTGGACGCGCCGTACCGGATGATGCTCGCCGAGGCCGCCTCGGCGTCGGCGGGACGGGCACGGGCCGGGGGGAAAGCCGGGAGCGGAGCCGGCGCCGGTGCCGACGGGACGGGCGCGGCGACCGGGGGCGGGACCGAGGCCGCCGCGGCCGCGGCCGCTCTCGCCGGCGTCGGGGGTGACCTGGTGGGCGGCCTCGTCGAGGTCGTGGAGTTCGCCGCCGCGCGGTCGGGCGAGGCCGTGCTGGTCGTTCCCGACGGGGAGCGGGTCGTGATACTCGCCGCGGACGGGGGCGCGGTGGTCGCCGCCTGCACGCGGTACGCGGAGACGGTCGGGATCGCGCGCAGCGGATCCGAGTCGGGGACGGACGAGGACGAGCTGGTCGTGGGGGTGTCCGCGCCGGCCGGACCCGTCGCCGCCGGAGCCGCCTACAAGCAGGCCGAGCAGGCGCTGTCCGTCGCGCGGCGGCGGGGGCGGGTGCTGGTGGAGCACGAGGAGGTGGCCACCGGGTCCGTGGTGCCGCTGCTCGCGGACGACGCGGTGCGGGCGTTCGCCGACGGGCTGCTGCGGGCGCTGCACGAGCACGACGCCACCGGGCGGGGGGACCTGGTCGCCTCGCTGCGGGCGTGGCTGTCGCGGCACGGGCAGTGGGACGCGGCCGCGGCGGACCTCGGGGTGCACCGGCATACGCTGCGGTACCGGATGCGGCGGGTCGAGGAGATCCTCGGACGGTCCCTCGACGACCCGGACGTGCGGATGGAGCTGTGGCTCGCCCTGAAGGCGACCGCGTCCGCGTCCGCGACGGCCGGGGACCAGGCCCTCTGA
- a CDS encoding FAD-binding oxidoreductase: MAPSAMSRDKNWATSLSGARPVPYWLDDPGRPRPEPALTTTETCDLLVVGGGYSGLWTALLAKERDPGREVVLVEGREVGWAASGRNGGFCAASLTHGLSNGLARWPDEIHTLEELGARNLDGIEAAVARYSLDCDFERSGEIDVATEPYQAAELRRWYEELKERGLADGVEYLDAGAVREQVDSPTFLAGLHDRRGVAMLHPAKLAWGLKRACVGLGVRVYENTPALTLKAYGAGMAVRTPYGGVRARRVALGTNIFPNLVKRVRPYTVPVYDYALMTEPLTAEQLASVGWRNRQGLGDSANQFHYFRLSADNRILWGGYDAVYPYGGRVRAEYDDRPDTYAKLAGHFFTCFPQLEGVRFTHAWGGAIDTCSRFSAFFGTAHGGRVAYAAGYTGLGVGATRFGADVMLDLLAGERTERTALEMVRRKPLPFPPEPFAWTGIALTKWSLARADAHGGRRNLWLRTMDRMGLGFDS, translated from the coding sequence ATGGCCCCGAGCGCCATGAGCCGTGACAAGAACTGGGCGACGTCGCTTTCCGGGGCCCGGCCGGTCCCGTACTGGCTGGACGACCCGGGCAGGCCCCGTCCCGAGCCCGCGCTGACCACCACCGAGACCTGCGACCTGCTCGTCGTCGGCGGCGGCTACAGCGGACTGTGGACCGCGCTCCTCGCCAAGGAGCGCGACCCCGGGCGCGAGGTCGTCCTGGTCGAGGGCCGCGAGGTGGGCTGGGCCGCCTCGGGCCGCAACGGCGGTTTCTGCGCCGCCTCCCTCACCCACGGCCTGTCCAACGGCCTGGCCCGCTGGCCCGACGAGATCCACACACTGGAGGAACTCGGCGCCCGCAACCTCGACGGCATCGAGGCGGCCGTCGCCCGCTACTCCCTCGACTGCGACTTCGAGCGCAGCGGCGAGATCGACGTGGCCACCGAGCCGTACCAGGCGGCCGAACTGCGCCGGTGGTACGAGGAGCTGAAGGAGCGCGGCCTGGCCGACGGCGTCGAGTACCTGGACGCCGGCGCCGTACGGGAACAGGTCGACTCGCCGACCTTCCTCGCGGGCCTGCACGATCGCCGCGGCGTCGCCATGCTGCACCCGGCCAAACTCGCCTGGGGCCTGAAGCGCGCCTGCGTCGGGCTGGGTGTGCGCGTGTACGAGAACACGCCCGCGCTCACCCTGAAGGCGTACGGCGCCGGAATGGCCGTACGCACGCCGTACGGCGGTGTGCGCGCCCGCCGGGTCGCCCTCGGTACGAACATCTTCCCGAACCTGGTCAAGCGGGTGCGCCCCTACACCGTCCCGGTCTACGACTACGCGCTGATGACCGAGCCGCTGACGGCCGAACAGCTCGCCTCCGTCGGCTGGAGGAACCGGCAGGGACTCGGGGACTCGGCGAACCAGTTCCACTACTTCCGGCTGTCCGCGGACAACCGGATCCTGTGGGGCGGCTACGACGCCGTCTACCCGTACGGCGGCCGGGTGCGCGCCGAGTACGACGACCGGCCGGACACGTACGCGAAGCTCGCCGGGCACTTCTTCACCTGCTTCCCGCAGCTGGAGGGCGTCCGGTTCACCCATGCCTGGGGCGGCGCGATCGACACGTGCTCCCGGTTCTCGGCCTTCTTCGGCACCGCGCACGGGGGCCGGGTCGCCTACGCGGCCGGCTACACGGGCCTCGGCGTCGGCGCGACCCGGTTCGGCGCGGACGTGATGCTCGACCTGCTGGCGGGGGAGCGCACGGAGCGTACGGCGCTGGAGATGGTCCGCAGGAAGCCGCTGCCCTTCCCGCCGGAACCGTTCGCCTGGACGGGCATCGCGCTCACCAAGTGGTCCCTCGCCCGCGCGGACGCGCACGGCGGCCGGCGCAACCTGTGGCTGCGGACGATGGACCGGATGGGCCTCGGCTTCGACAGCTGA
- a CDS encoding chitinase, whose amino-acid sequence MDRVRSVLAVCAATALAVPGLVAVSSAARAADADLARNGGFEAGLDGWTCTAGAAVDSPVRTGGSALRATPAGSDNARCAQTVTVRPDSQYTLAGYVRGSYVHLGASGTGTADVSAWTQSAPDWQRLATTFRTGPSTTSVTLYTHGWYGTGAYHADDISLVGPGGDAAQPPAAPAAPTVGTVTSTGVGLSWPAVPGATGYAVHRNGTKVQTATGTSATVGGLAPSTAYSFQVTAVNAAGESAKSPSVTVTTAAGPGGGDPADLPAHALVGYLHASFANGSGYTRMADVPDSWDVIDLAFGEPTSVTSGDIRFDRCPAAECPGVESDAEFKAAIKAKQAAGKKVLISIGGQNGQVQLTTAAAQDMFVSSVSKIIDTYGLDGLDIDFEGHSLSLNADDTDFKNPKTPVIVNLVSALKTLKAKYGGDFVLTMAPETFFVQLGYQYYGTGRWGGQDPRAGAYLPVIHALRDDLSLLHVQDYNSGPVMGLDNQYHSMGGADFHTAMTDMLLTGFPVAGDAANVFPPLRPDQVAIGMPASTNAGNGYVPPGEVAKSLDCLTKKTGCGTYTPHGTWPALRGLMTWSINWDRFAGWEFSRNFDGYFG is encoded by the coding sequence GTGGATCGCGTCAGATCCGTCCTCGCCGTCTGCGCGGCGACCGCCCTGGCCGTACCGGGCCTCGTCGCCGTGTCGTCGGCCGCCCGCGCGGCCGACGCGGACCTGGCCCGCAACGGCGGGTTCGAAGCCGGCCTCGACGGCTGGACCTGCACGGCGGGCGCGGCCGTCGACTCGCCGGTCCGCACCGGTGGTTCGGCGCTCCGGGCCACCCCGGCCGGCAGCGACAACGCGCGATGCGCGCAGACCGTGACCGTCCGGCCCGACTCCCAGTACACGCTTGCCGGGTACGTCCGCGGCTCCTACGTCCATCTCGGCGCGAGCGGCACCGGCACCGCCGACGTCTCCGCCTGGACGCAGTCCGCACCGGACTGGCAGCGGCTGGCCACGACCTTCCGCACCGGCCCCTCCACCACCAGCGTCACGCTCTACACGCACGGCTGGTACGGCACCGGCGCCTACCACGCCGACGACATCTCCCTGGTCGGGCCCGGCGGCGACGCGGCGCAGCCACCGGCCGCGCCGGCCGCTCCCACGGTCGGCACGGTCACCTCCACCGGCGTGGGCCTGTCCTGGCCGGCGGTGCCCGGCGCGACGGGTTACGCGGTCCACCGCAACGGGACGAAGGTCCAGACGGCGACCGGGACGTCGGCCACCGTCGGCGGGCTGGCGCCGTCGACCGCGTACTCCTTCCAGGTCACCGCCGTGAACGCGGCCGGCGAGTCCGCGAAGTCCCCGTCCGTCACGGTGACCACCGCGGCGGGCCCGGGCGGCGGCGACCCCGCGGACCTCCCCGCCCACGCCCTGGTCGGCTACCTGCACGCGAGCTTCGCCAACGGGTCCGGGTACACGCGGATGGCCGACGTCCCGGACAGCTGGGACGTCATCGACCTGGCCTTCGGCGAACCGACCTCGGTGACCTCGGGCGACATCCGCTTCGACCGCTGCCCGGCGGCCGAGTGCCCGGGGGTCGAGTCCGACGCCGAGTTCAAGGCCGCGATCAAGGCCAAGCAGGCCGCCGGCAAGAAGGTGCTCATCTCGATCGGCGGGCAGAACGGCCAGGTGCAGCTGACGACCGCGGCGGCGCAGGACATGTTCGTCTCCTCGGTCTCGAAGATCATTGACACGTACGGGCTCGACGGCCTGGACATCGACTTCGAGGGGCACTCGCTCTCCCTGAACGCCGACGACACCGACTTCAAGAACCCGAAGACCCCGGTGATCGTGAACCTCGTCTCGGCGCTGAAGACCCTGAAGGCGAAGTACGGCGGCGACTTCGTGCTGACGATGGCGCCGGAGACGTTCTTCGTCCAGCTCGGCTACCAGTACTACGGAACAGGCAGGTGGGGCGGGCAGGACCCGCGCGCCGGCGCCTACCTCCCGGTCATCCACGCCCTGCGCGACGACCTGTCCCTCCTGCACGTCCAGGACTACAACTCGGGCCCGGTCATGGGTCTCGACAACCAGTACCACTCGATGGGCGGGGCCGACTTCCACACCGCCATGACCGACATGCTCCTCACGGGCTTCCCGGTGGCGGGCGACGCGGCCAACGTCTTCCCGCCCCTGCGCCCCGACCAGGTGGCCATCGGCATGCCGGCGTCGACGAACGCGGGCAACGGGTACGTACCGCCGGGCGAGGTCGCCAAGTCCCTGGACTGCCTGACGAAGAAGACCGGCTGCGGCACGTACACCCCGCACGGTACGTGGCCGGCCCTGCGCGGCCTGATGACGTGGTCGATCAACTGGGACCGCTTCGCGGGCTGGGAGTTCTCGAGGAACTTCGACGGGTATTTCGGCTGA